In Triticum urartu cultivar G1812 chromosome 6, Tu2.1, whole genome shotgun sequence, the following proteins share a genomic window:
- the LOC125515115 gene encoding DEAD-box ATP-dependent RNA helicase 1-like, producing the protein MVAMKTKEQEDEAPEERVPHLPWMRHPVDIDSFSGCPVTSLPRLDPRLAEALQRMGIESFFPVQVSTWLETIGPGAFQRDICINSPTGSGKTLAYALPIVQMLSTRKVRCLRALVVLPTRDLALQVKEVFDAIAPVVGLTVASAVGQSSIADEISDLIKKSKQELYPSLDDEYVEMEPQTKVDILVATPGRLMDHINMTKGFSLEHLQYLVVDETDRMLREAYQSWLPTVIQFTRPTNQNHFRHDTPGRTLLHPLTTIRRSGVERGFKGKCYPRLAKIVCSATLTQDPSKLSQLELHHPLLLNSGKKRYRIPTKLESYKLICTSNIKPLCLIVLLQELRGEKCLVFTKSVDDSHRLSTLLGFFEDLPFKFSEFSSLQRESTRRKTLAAFKEGKIDVLIGSDIMARGIHIDGLRYVINYEMPQYVKTYIHRAGRTARAGESGSCFTFLRKNEVKRFDKMLKKADGSSCILRSLPEESIDSLRPVFETALEKLKDKLKGSTEPEASKKSNKSGDKVPGALKRREASKHEV; encoded by the exons ATGGTGGCCATGAAGACGAAGGAGCAGGAGGACGAGGCGCCCGAGGAGCGCGTGCCGCACCTGCCGTGGATGCGGCACCCCGTCGACATCGACTCCTTCTCCGGCTGCCCCGTCACGAGCCTCCCGCGCCTCGACCCCAG ATTGGCGGAAGCGTTGCAGCGGATGGGAATCGAATCTTTTTTCCCGGTTCAGGTTTCGACATGGCTGGAAACCATTGGTCCTGGTGCTTTTCAGAGGGATATCTGTATTAACTCCCCGACTGGATCCGGCAAAACCCTTGCTTATGCCTTGCCTATTGTGCAAATGCTTTCTACCCGGAAAGTAAGGTGCTTGCGTGCTTTGGTTGTGCTGCCTACACGGGATTTAGCATTGCAG GTTAAAGAGGTTTTTGATGCTATTGCTCCTGTGGTGGGCTTGACAGTAGCATCAGCAGTTGGTCAATCGTCCATCGCGGATGAAATCTCAGATCTGATCAAGAAGTCCAAACAAGAACTTTACCCATCTCTTGATGATGAATATGTCGAAATGGAACCACAGACTAAAGTTGATATATTGGTGGCAACTCCTGGAAGATTGATGGATCATATCAACATGACAAAAGGTTTCAGTCTGGAGCATCTTCAATACCTG GTTGTTGATGAGACAGATAGGATGTTAAGAGAGGCATATCAGTCCTGGTTGCCAACAGTTATCCAGTTTACTCGCCCAACAAATCAAAATCATTTCCGGCATGACACTCCTGGACGAACTCTACTGCATCCATTGACCACCATTAGAAGATC GGGTGTCGAGCGAGGGTTTAAAGGTAAATGCTATCCAAGACTGGCAAAGATAGTCTGCTCTGCTACACTGACCCAAGATCCCAGCAAACTTTCTCAACTTGAGCTGCATCATCCTTTGCTGTTGAATAGTGGGAAGAAGCGTTACAGAATTCCTACAAAGCTGGAGTCCTACAAGCTG ATCTGTACATCAAACATAAAACCGCTGTGTCTCATTGTTCTTCTCCAAGAGCTGCGTGGGGAGAAGTGCTTGGTTTTTACTAAATCTGTAGATGATAGTCACAGACTAAGCACTTTACTGGGATTTTTCGAAGACTTACCCTTTAAGTTTAGTGAATTCTCAAGTTTGCAGCGTGAATCTACTCGAAG GAAGACGTTGGCAGCCTTCAAGGAAGGGAAAATAGATGTTCTCATTGGCTCGGATATAATGGCTCGAGGAATACATATTGATGGTTTGAGATATGTTATCAACTATGAGATGCCGCAGTATGTGAAAACATACATCCACCGAGCAGGCCGAACTGCCAGGGCAGGCGAATCTGGTTCTTGCTTCACGTTTTTAAGGAAAAATGAG GTTAAAAGATTTGACAAGATGCTGAAGAAGGCAGATGGTTCTAGCTGCATCCTTCGCTCGCTACCCGAGGAATCAATAGATAGCCTTCGCCCAGTTTTTGAGACTG CTCTGGAGAAACTGAAAGATAAATTGAAAGGGTCCACGGAACCAGAAGCATCGAAGAAATCCAACAAGTCGGGAGATAAAGTGCCGGGAGCTTTGAAAAGAAGAGAGGCAAGCAAACATGAAGTGTGA